A segment of the Nitrosospira briensis C-128 genome:
GATGTCATACGGGCACGGCATCGCGGTGAGCCTGCTGCAGCTGGCGCGCGCTTATACGTTGTTCTCCGCGGAGGGAGAATTGAAGCCGATTTCGCTATTGAAGCTTGAATCACCCTCGCCGGGCAAACGCGTCATATCGCGCGACACTGCTTTGGCCGTGAGCCGTATGCTGGAAATGGTGGCGCAGCCGGGGGGCACCGCACCGCAAGCTCAGGTCAGCGGTTATCGGGTGGCGGGGAAAACGGGTACCGCACATAAATTGGAAGGTAATGGTTATGCAAAAAACCGTTACCTGTCGACATTCGTGGGTTATGCCCCGGCTTCCAGTCCCCGGTTCGTTATCGCGGTAATGCTGGATGAGCCGTCCGCTGGGAAATATTTCGGCGGCGTAGTAGCGGCACCCGTGTTCAGCCGGCTCATGGATGGCACGCTACGCATGCGGAATGTACCGCATGATGCACCCGCGGATAAGGATAAGGTAATGTCTCTCACCGCAGCGCCAGGATTGAATGGTGATGTATGAGTTCAAGTCCTGACGCTGGAGGCAGCAGGTTTTCAGAAAGCCCGCCGATGCATTTTGATTTTCGTATTTTTGAGGGCTTGAGCGTCAAAATCAGCAGTCTTGCCACAGATAGCCGCATGGTGAAGCAGGGAGATACATTTCTGGCCTACGCCGGAGAAAGGAGCGACGGCCGAAACTTCATTCGCCAGGCCATCGCAGCGGGAGCCAATGCGGTACTTTGGGACCCTGAAGGCTTTGTATGGGACCCTGTATGGAAAGTGCCGAACTTGCCGGTCTCCGGGCTGCGAACCCAGGCAGGCTTTATTGCCGATCACGTATATGGTCATCCATCGGAAAAATTATGGCTTATCGGTATTACAGGAACGAATGGCAAGACCTCCTGCAGCCATTGGATCGCCCAGGCCCTGATTGCGCTGGGCAAGAAAACCGCGGTTATCGGCACGCTGGGCATCGGTTTTCCTGAAGAACTGGAGTTCACCGCCAACACCACGCCGGATGCGGTGTTCTTGCAGCAGAAAATGGCGGATCTATTACGGCGTGGCGCTTGTTGCATGGCAATGGAGGTATCGTCGCACGGGATTGTGCAAGAACGCATCAACGGCTCGACGTTCTCGGTGGCCTTATTTACGAATCTGTCACGCGACCATCTCGATTACCACGGCAGCATGGAAGCGTATGCTGCCGCCAAGGCGCGGTTATTCCGCTGGCCCGGGCTCAGGCATGCAGTCCTTAATCTTGATGACGCGTTTGGCGTAGGCTTGTCAAATCATCTTCTGGAAACGGACACGCAAATAATAGGATATGGGTTCACGGAAGCGGCGACCCGGATTCGCGACACGACGAAATTCAGGATATTGCGAGGATACAATCTCAAGTCAACCCCTCAAGGCCTGGAGTTTGATATTGAATTTGAAGCCGAACATCTGGAGCTTAAAACTGAAGTGGCAGGACGCTTCAATGCGTCAAATTTATTGGGAGTACTCGCCACCCTGCTGGCCAGCGGCATCAGGCTGGTCGATGCAGTGCGAGCCTTGCGGGAAATTCGACCCGTCGCAGGCAGAATGCAGCAAATCGGGGGCGGCGATCTGCCTCTTGTCGTTGTAGATTACGCCCATACGCCCGACGCCATGGAAAAAGTATTGACCACGTTGCGTGAAATTCTTCATTCCGGTCCTGCATCCAGTACTGGATCAGAAGCCCGAAACCCAAAATTGATCTGTGTGTTTGGCTGTGGGGGCGAGCGCGACCGCGGCAAGCGGCCTCTACTGGGCGCAGTGGCGACACGGTTGGCTGACGAAGTCATCGTCACAAATGACAATCCACGGCAGGAAGACCCCAATGTCATCATCAGCGAGATCGTGGCGGGTGCGGGCGTCAATCATCACATTGAAAAGGATAGGGCGAAGGCTATTTTCGGAGCGATTCATGATGCGCGGAAGGGTGACGTTATATTAATCGCGGGGAAGGGACACGAAGCCTACCAGGAAATAGATGGTCAAAAGCTTCCATTCAGCGATGTCGAGGTCGCCAGGCGGGTACTGATGGAAAGGGCGGAGGTACAGGCATGATGACCCTGCATGACGCAGCCAGCGCCCTGAACGGTAAACAGTTGGGTGGAGATGCCTGCTTTAGCGGAGTCAGCACCGATAGCCGTACAGTAGGGCGCGGCGATCTGTTCGTCGCGCTGGTAGGGCCAAATTTTAATGGCCATGATTTTATTGCCGTGGTGAAGGACAAAGGCGCCGCGGCGGCAATGATCGATCGGGAGTTCGAGGCCAAAGCGCAGGAGCCTGGAATTCCTCTGATACGGGTGGAGAATACCCGCTTGGCATTGGGGCAGCTCGCAGCATACTGGCGTGGGCATTTCAGGATACCGATGGTCGCGGTGACCGGCAGCAATGGCAAAACCACGGTAAAGGAAATGATTGCATCGATTTTGCGGCGGGTGGCCGGGTCGGGTGGGCAGATGAGCAACCCGGATACGGTACTGGCGACGGAGGGCAATCTCAACAATGATATCGGTGTGCCCCTGATGCTCTTGCGGATGCGCGAGCGGCATGGCTATGCGGTGATCGAGATGGGAATGAATCATTCCGGCGAGATTTCATATTTGACCAGTCTGGTAAAGCCCACCGTCGCGCTGATCACCAATGCGGGGGTGGCGCATGTCGAGGGGCTGGGTTCGGTGGAAGCAGTGGCACGGGCAAAGGGCGAGATTTTCGAGGGACTCGATCAGGACGGAATAGCTGTCATCAACGCCGATGATGCGAACGCTCAGCTTTGGCGCAAGCTGGCAGGCAATAGAAGAGTCGTTGATTTCGGCCTTACGGGCAAGTCAAAAGTGAGCGCGTGCTATCAATCCGATTTTTTCGGCAGCAGCATGACGCTAGTCCTGCCTGGCGGGGTTAAAGAGGTGCAATTACAGGTTCCAGGCGAGCATAACGTGCGAAACGCGCTTGCGGCGGCAGCGGTTGCGATAGCCATGGGTATCGGCACGGAAGCAATAGCGTCAGGATTAAATGCATTTCACGGCGTGAAGGGACGTATGCAGAAAAAGTACGGCCGGCACGGGGCAACATTGATAGACGATAGTTATAATGCCAACCCCGATTCGGTGCGGGCTGCTTTGGCGGTGCTGGCAAAAGCTGCCGGGACAAAGATTCTGGTATTGGGTGACATGGGTGAACTCGGCGGCAGCGCGAGGGATTTCCATGAAAGCATTGGTACAGAGGCAAGAATGGCCGGGATTGATGGATTATTGGCCCTGGGCGAGTTGAGCGTCCATGCCGTAAATAAATTTGGCCCCGGCGGTCGGCATTTTACGAAAATCGAGGAATTACTGGCCGAGGTAGAGAGTCTGCTGAAGCCTGGCGTCACGCTGCTGATAAAGGGGTCGCGCTTCATGCAAATGGAGCGCGTGGTCAAGAGTATCGAGTTATGACTCATGACGTATGAGCCATAAACCTAAATCCGGTAGTTGACCGCTCATTTAATAGATCAGTGTCATGACTAATAACAATATTTCATATTATTTGACGCTCACCTTTCGGGTGAGGTCGCTACGAGGTGAATTGCACAGTTTTTGCGGCACATGGCTGCGTTGCAACTCCTTGGAATGGAACGACCATTCCGCGTCGTTGCGCCTTGCCCTGCACCACAAAAACCGTACACTTCACCCCGTCCAACTACCGGATTTAGGTTAAATCGTGGTTATGTTGAAATCATGAGCAAGCTGGTCCAATTGGTCTTTCCACGAGTCCCGAACGATATCCTGTTGTGGCGGGTGCGATGCTGCTAGAACTCGCTCAATGGCTTGCGAAGGACATCCGTGCGTTCAACGTGTTTCAGTACATCACATTGCGCACGGTTCTCGCCGCGCTAACCTCGCTTGCGATTTCGTTCATCGTAGGCCCTGCCATGATACGTAAGCTGACCGCTTACAAAATCGGGCAATCGGTACGCAGCGATGGGCCCCAGACCCATCTTGTCAAAGCGGGCACACCCACGATGGGCGGCGCTCTGATACTCGTGTCGATTGCCTTTTCAACGTTACTGTGGGCGGATCTGAGCAATCGCTATGTATGGGTGGTGCTCATCACCACGCTGGGCTTCGGCATCATTGGCTGGATAGATGATTATCGCAAGGTGGTATATCGCAATCCAAAAGGCCTCTCCGCCAGAGCCAAGCTCTTCTGGCAATCGGCAATAGCGATTCTGGTGGCGCTATATCTTGCGTTAACGGCTGAACTGCCTGCGCAGACGACCATGATTGTCCCATTCTTCAAGCAAGTAGCGATACCGCTGGGTGTCACCGGGTTTGTCGCGCTTGCCTATTTCGTCATAGTGGGTACCAGCAATGCGGTGAACCTGACCGATGGTCTTGACGGCCTCGCCATCATGCCTACCGTCATGATCAGCAGCGCCCTGGCAATTTTTGCCTATGTGGCGGGACACGCCGTATTTGCAAAATATCTGGGTATTCCCCATATCCCCCATGCGGGCGAACTGGCTGTCTTCTGTGGTGCGCTGGCGGGCGCCGGACTCGCCTTTCTCTGGTTCAATGCCTACCCGGCGGAAGTATTCATGGGGGATGTCGGCGCGCTTGCGCTTGGCGCCGCTCTCGGGATCGTGACCGTGATAGTGCGCCAGGAGATCGTGCTGGTCATCATGGGCGGCGTATTCGTGGTGGAAACCTTGTCAGTGATGCTGCAGGTGGCGTCGTTCAAGTTGGTCGGGAAACGTATTTTTCGTATGGCGCCGTTGCATCATCACTACGAATTGAAGGGCTGGAAAGAAAATCAGGTAGTGGTTCGGTTCTGGATTATCACCATGATGCTGGTGTTGTTCGGTTTGTCCACTCTGAAATTGAGATGACCCATAAGCTTATGAATTTGCGGAATAAAGCGGTACTGGTG
Coding sequences within it:
- the mraY gene encoding phospho-N-acetylmuramoyl-pentapeptide-transferase; translated protein: MLLELAQWLAKDIRAFNVFQYITLRTVLAALTSLAISFIVGPAMIRKLTAYKIGQSVRSDGPQTHLVKAGTPTMGGALILVSIAFSTLLWADLSNRYVWVVLITTLGFGIIGWIDDYRKVVYRNPKGLSARAKLFWQSAIAILVALYLALTAELPAQTTMIVPFFKQVAIPLGVTGFVALAYFVIVGTSNAVNLTDGLDGLAIMPTVMISSALAIFAYVAGHAVFAKYLGIPHIPHAGELAVFCGALAGAGLAFLWFNAYPAEVFMGDVGALALGAALGIVTVIVRQEIVLVIMGGVFVVETLSVMLQVASFKLVGKRIFRMAPLHHHYELKGWKENQVVVRFWIITMMLVLFGLSTLKLR
- a CDS encoding UDP-N-acetylmuramoyl-tripeptide--D-alanyl-D-alanine ligase, which encodes MMTLHDAASALNGKQLGGDACFSGVSTDSRTVGRGDLFVALVGPNFNGHDFIAVVKDKGAAAAMIDREFEAKAQEPGIPLIRVENTRLALGQLAAYWRGHFRIPMVAVTGSNGKTTVKEMIASILRRVAGSGGQMSNPDTVLATEGNLNNDIGVPLMLLRMRERHGYAVIEMGMNHSGEISYLTSLVKPTVALITNAGVAHVEGLGSVEAVARAKGEIFEGLDQDGIAVINADDANAQLWRKLAGNRRVVDFGLTGKSKVSACYQSDFFGSSMTLVLPGGVKEVQLQVPGEHNVRNALAAAAVAIAMGIGTEAIASGLNAFHGVKGRMQKKYGRHGATLIDDSYNANPDSVRAALAVLAKAAGTKILVLGDMGELGGSARDFHESIGTEARMAGIDGLLALGELSVHAVNKFGPGGRHFTKIEELLAEVESLLKPGVTLLIKGSRFMQMERVVKSIEL
- a CDS encoding UDP-N-acetylmuramoyl-L-alanyl-D-glutamate--2,6-diaminopimelate ligase, producing the protein MSSSPDAGGSRFSESPPMHFDFRIFEGLSVKISSLATDSRMVKQGDTFLAYAGERSDGRNFIRQAIAAGANAVLWDPEGFVWDPVWKVPNLPVSGLRTQAGFIADHVYGHPSEKLWLIGITGTNGKTSCSHWIAQALIALGKKTAVIGTLGIGFPEELEFTANTTPDAVFLQQKMADLLRRGACCMAMEVSSHGIVQERINGSTFSVALFTNLSRDHLDYHGSMEAYAAAKARLFRWPGLRHAVLNLDDAFGVGLSNHLLETDTQIIGYGFTEAATRIRDTTKFRILRGYNLKSTPQGLEFDIEFEAEHLELKTEVAGRFNASNLLGVLATLLASGIRLVDAVRALREIRPVAGRMQQIGGGDLPLVVVDYAHTPDAMEKVLTTLREILHSGPASSTGSEARNPKLICVFGCGGERDRGKRPLLGAVATRLADEVIVTNDNPRQEDPNVIISEIVAGAGVNHHIEKDRAKAIFGAIHDARKGDVILIAGKGHEAYQEIDGQKLPFSDVEVARRVLMERAEVQA